The following coding sequences are from one Desulfosporosinus orientis DSM 765 window:
- a CDS encoding cobalt-precorrin 5A hydrolase, whose product MKEKIALLTLTDRGLDTILRIVHGLPESVQPKIYLHQKVIPQKNITAQRDYQVFSRLKDIVPQLWQESEVLVFVMASGIVVRQIASLVEGKDRDPAVLVLDEAGEFVIPLLSGHLGGANAWARQISEHIKAVPVITTATDVRGMVAPDEYARRYGWKVEPVSHLPEVNSLLLKRSYLNVWTSYPFQANENAWLQDSHYRFLPDSDKDQANVIIDAFPDSNVKGDSLYLVPPVLSVGVGCRRGVAKEIILERILTAIQLLGASPKAISGLYSIDLKSDEVGLIEAAAYLGVPFRTFPAEELQTVNHQNQLNRSNFVSEKIGVDGVCEAASLLGTSKGRLILPKTKGQGVTVAISIENFML is encoded by the coding sequence GAAGGAGAAAATTGCCCTTCTAACCTTAACGGATCGTGGCCTGGATACCATCCTGCGCATTGTCCATGGTTTGCCGGAGAGTGTTCAGCCTAAAATATATCTGCATCAGAAAGTTATTCCTCAAAAAAACATCACAGCGCAAAGGGATTATCAGGTATTTTCCCGGTTGAAGGATATTGTACCCCAGTTGTGGCAGGAATCTGAGGTTCTGGTCTTTGTAATGGCTTCCGGAATTGTGGTCCGGCAAATTGCTTCCTTAGTAGAAGGAAAAGACCGGGATCCGGCTGTTCTGGTCCTTGATGAGGCAGGAGAGTTTGTCATACCTCTGCTTTCCGGGCACTTAGGCGGTGCCAACGCCTGGGCACGGCAGATTTCTGAACATATTAAAGCGGTTCCCGTGATTACTACAGCTACCGATGTAAGGGGAATGGTGGCTCCGGACGAATATGCCCGCAGGTATGGCTGGAAAGTTGAGCCTGTATCTCATTTGCCGGAAGTCAACAGTTTATTGCTTAAGCGAAGTTATCTTAATGTTTGGACGAGTTATCCCTTTCAAGCCAATGAAAATGCCTGGCTCCAGGATTCTCACTACCGGTTTTTGCCGGATTCGGATAAAGATCAAGCCAATGTCATTATTGATGCTTTTCCGGATTCAAATGTTAAAGGAGATTCCCTGTATCTTGTCCCCCCGGTTTTAAGTGTGGGAGTAGGGTGCCGGCGGGGGGTTGCTAAAGAAATTATTTTAGAGAGGATTCTGACTGCTATCCAGCTGCTGGGAGCCTCCCCTAAGGCAATTTCCGGATTATATAGTATAGACCTTAAATCAGACGAAGTTGGGCTGATTGAAGCGGCCGCTTACCTGGGGGTTCCTTTCAGAACTTTTCCGGCGGAGGAGCTTCAAACTGTAAATCATCAAAATCAATTAAATCGATCAAATTTTGTAAGCGAAAAGATAGGAGTGGACGGTGTATGCGAAGCAGCGAGTTTACTGGGAACCAGCAAGGGGCGGCTCATTCTGCCGAAGACCAAGGGACAGGGGGTAACAGTAGCAATCAGCATAGAAAACTTTATGTTGTAG
- the cobJ gene encoding precorrin-3B C(17)-methyltransferase, giving the protein MTGKVQSVLNEVEYIVGYKTYVDLIRSYLTHQQVVATGMRQEIDRCREAIRLAAEGHRVAVISSGDAGVYGMAGIIIECMEQENLLDMPLEIIPGVTAASAAASMLGAPLMHDFAVVSLSDLLTPWEVIEKRVRLAAEGDFIFALYNPKSKGRPHHIETVREIILQYRRPDTPVGLVREALRGEESSVEITTLEDFTNHTIDMLTTVIIGNSQTRIVGPYMVTPRGYKL; this is encoded by the coding sequence ATGACGGGAAAGGTTCAATCTGTCTTAAACGAAGTTGAGTACATAGTAGGATATAAGACTTATGTAGATCTTATTCGTTCTTATTTAACCCATCAACAGGTTGTGGCCACGGGGATGCGGCAAGAAATTGACCGCTGTCGTGAAGCGATTCGCTTGGCCGCCGAAGGTCATCGCGTTGCCGTTATCAGCAGCGGAGATGCAGGAGTTTATGGAATGGCCGGAATCATTATTGAATGTATGGAGCAGGAAAATCTCCTGGATATGCCTTTAGAAATTATCCCTGGGGTAACAGCAGCTTCAGCGGCTGCTTCCATGCTTGGTGCACCCTTAATGCATGATTTTGCGGTGGTCAGCTTAAGTGACCTGCTGACTCCTTGGGAGGTCATTGAAAAACGAGTTCGCTTAGCAGCTGAGGGAGATTTTATCTTCGCTCTTTATAACCCGAAAAGCAAGGGCCGCCCTCATCATATTGAAACTGTCAGGGAAATCATTTTACAATACCGCCGTCCGGATACTCCCGTTGGCTTGGTCCGGGAAGCATTGCGGGGTGAGGAATCCAGTGTGGAAATTACCACCTTGGAAGATTTCACAAACCACACCATTGATATGCTTACTACTGTCATTATTGGCAACTCCCAAACCAGGATTGTCGGACCCTACATGGTTACTCCTCGGGGGTACAAGCTGTGA
- the cobK gene encoding precorrin-6A reductase — translation MKLLVLAGTEDGRELAEALLRRGHDVLVSTLTAYGADLAQGQGLQARFGAMDARRLTDLLRAQEFSALVDATHPYALQVKELARKACGDLEIPYLRWERSALNLPEHPLIHWAEDLPEAASLAAALGQRILLTTGSNGLPEWAVHPAMKDKTLFVRVLPTSAVLARCEELGFKPNQIIAAQGPFSQEWDEAMFKQLKVEVVVAKESGKVGGTLEKVLACLGLHIPMVMIKRPPADKNLNHRTLKEFINYVEEMT, via the coding sequence GTGAAGCTTTTGGTCTTAGCAGGCACTGAAGATGGGCGTGAACTGGCTGAAGCTTTGCTGCGGCGGGGTCATGATGTTTTAGTGTCTACCCTGACTGCCTATGGAGCCGATTTGGCTCAAGGGCAAGGTCTTCAAGCTCGCTTTGGAGCAATGGATGCCCGGAGGCTCACGGATCTTCTCAGAGCACAGGAGTTTTCGGCTTTAGTGGACGCTACTCACCCTTACGCATTGCAGGTCAAGGAACTTGCCCGAAAAGCTTGTGGGGACCTGGAAATCCCATACTTGCGTTGGGAGCGCTCAGCTCTGAACCTGCCGGAACATCCTCTCATTCATTGGGCGGAGGATTTGCCTGAGGCTGCTTCCCTAGCTGCAGCATTAGGACAGCGTATCCTGCTCACGACTGGCAGCAATGGACTGCCGGAATGGGCAGTTCATCCCGCTATGAAGGATAAAACTCTTTTTGTCCGGGTCCTGCCGACTTCAGCAGTTTTGGCCCGTTGTGAGGAACTTGGCTTTAAACCCAATCAAATCATCGCTGCTCAAGGTCCCTTTTCTCAAGAGTGGGATGAAGCTATGTTTAAGCAGCTTAAAGTTGAGGTTGTCGTGGCTAAAGAAAGCGGAAAAGTCGGGGGCACTTTGGAAAAAGTCCTGGCCTGTCTCGGTCTACACATTCCAATGGTTATGATTAAACGGCCGCCGGCCGATAAGAATCTGAATCATCGAACCTTGAAGGAATTTATTAACTATGTGGAGGAAATGACATGA
- a CDS encoding sirohydrochlorin chelatase: protein MKSEIILLGHGSRRAEANQGLLVVAEKVSRIMGQEVTPAYMAHDKPSLPEAVEGKIKDGATKIVIMPLFLFRGMHVTVDIHEELQEIREQHPEVEIIFTRELGADDGIASLASFRIKEALGE from the coding sequence ATGAAATCAGAAATTATTCTTTTAGGGCATGGCAGCCGTCGTGCCGAAGCTAACCAAGGTCTGTTAGTCGTTGCTGAAAAAGTCAGCCGGATTATGGGACAAGAGGTAACTCCAGCCTATATGGCACATGATAAGCCGAGTCTGCCTGAAGCTGTGGAAGGGAAAATTAAAGACGGTGCAACTAAAATTGTGATTATGCCCCTCTTTCTTTTCCGCGGCATGCACGTTACGGTGGATATTCATGAGGAACTACAGGAAATCCGGGAGCAGCATCCTGAGGTAGAGATTATCTTTACCAGAGAACTGGGAGCTGACGATGGAATTGCCAGTTTGGCCAGCTTTCGTATTAAGGAGGCACTGGGGGAATGA
- a CDS encoding precorrin-8X methylmutase yields the protein MTSEFILDPGQIEKESMRIIRAGLSRPWLEQDLPVVERIIHTTGDPSLESSIAIHPEAIACGLQALKAGADVITDVEMVRAGISKEKLKSLGGQAECFLNAPGVPEQAKAWGITRSMTAFRMHADRLRGSIVAIGNAPTALLEVLRLAENPETRPALIVGIPVGFIGAKESKDLLWEHQEFPSITVLGTRGGSPMAATVVNALIYTVLKNK from the coding sequence ATGACATCAGAGTTTATTTTAGACCCCGGTCAAATTGAAAAGGAAAGCATGCGTATTATCCGAGCAGGATTAAGTCGTCCTTGGCTGGAACAAGATCTTCCTGTTGTTGAACGGATTATTCATACCACGGGAGATCCTTCCTTGGAGTCCTCTATTGCCATTCACCCGGAAGCCATCGCTTGCGGCCTCCAAGCTTTAAAAGCAGGGGCCGATGTCATTACGGATGTGGAGATGGTTCGAGCTGGAATCTCCAAAGAGAAACTAAAATCACTGGGCGGACAAGCAGAGTGCTTTTTAAACGCTCCTGGAGTACCCGAACAAGCAAAAGCTTGGGGTATCACTCGTTCAATGACAGCATTTCGCATGCATGCCGACCGCCTGCGGGGTTCCATTGTAGCCATCGGCAATGCTCCCACAGCTTTGCTGGAAGTTCTGCGTCTGGCAGAAAATCCGGAAACCCGGCCGGCTTTAATCGTCGGAATTCCAGTCGGCTTTATCGGAGCCAAAGAGTCTAAAGATTTATTATGGGAACACCAGGAGTTTCCCTCGATTACCGTCCTGGGAACCCGGGGTGGAAGTCCTATGGCTGCAACTGTGGTCAACGCCTTAATTTATACAGTTTTAAAAAACAAGTAA
- a CDS encoding cobyric acid synthase, with amino-acid sequence MSSNKLTAKLMIQGTSSSVGKSVLAAAFCRIFYQEGYKVSPFKAQNMALNSFVTADGGEMGRAQVVQAQAAGVDPDVRMNPVLLKPSGPTGSQVVIMGKSHGNVTALRYHGEYQRMTWPYVTEALHGLLDEYEILVIEGAGSPAEVNLKSNDIVNMRIALEADSPVLLVADIDRGGALASVVGTLELVEPEERAMIKGIVFNKFRGEIKLLQPALDFIEQKTGIPVVGVVPYFKIRIPDEDSVAISEAQEKPSVALDQQLDVAVIRLPYISNFTDFDALQDEADVAVRYVTDPANLGKPDLLIIPGSKNTLADLRFLNESGMGDQIQALRAQEVPIIGICGGYQMMGRLVKDPLHTESELEEMPGLGILPMVTEFYPQKHTVQSKGTVLSDQGFFKGCTGDTVVGYEIHMGRSSLDEGHSPLFNLTSNGETNLDGLQNGNSYGTYLHGIFDNDSLRSSLLNWLWERRGMERPVEASLSQAALRELAYNELADLVRQNVDLERIREIMGLRAES; translated from the coding sequence ATGTCTTCAAACAAACTAACGGCCAAACTCATGATTCAAGGAACTTCTTCGAGTGTTGGCAAAAGCGTGTTGGCTGCTGCATTTTGCCGGATCTTTTATCAAGAAGGATACAAGGTCAGCCCATTTAAAGCTCAGAATATGGCCTTAAACTCCTTTGTGACGGCAGATGGGGGAGAAATGGGCAGAGCCCAGGTTGTTCAGGCTCAAGCAGCAGGGGTAGATCCGGATGTGCGTATGAATCCTGTATTGCTCAAGCCCAGCGGACCAACAGGGTCTCAGGTTGTGATTATGGGGAAATCTCACGGCAATGTAACCGCTTTGCGTTATCATGGAGAATATCAGCGTATGACTTGGCCCTATGTCACGGAAGCGCTGCACGGGCTGTTGGATGAGTATGAAATTCTCGTTATCGAAGGAGCGGGAAGTCCGGCTGAAGTGAATCTTAAATCCAACGACATCGTCAATATGAGAATTGCCCTGGAGGCTGATTCCCCGGTCTTACTGGTAGCGGATATTGACCGGGGCGGTGCTTTAGCATCCGTTGTGGGGACGTTAGAACTGGTGGAGCCTGAAGAGCGAGCCATGATTAAAGGAATTGTTTTTAATAAATTCCGTGGTGAAATCAAGCTTCTTCAGCCGGCTTTGGACTTCATTGAGCAAAAAACAGGAATTCCGGTGGTAGGAGTTGTTCCGTATTTCAAAATCCGTATTCCGGATGAGGATTCTGTAGCCATCAGTGAAGCCCAGGAAAAACCATCTGTTGCCTTAGACCAACAATTAGATGTTGCAGTTATTCGCTTGCCTTATATATCTAACTTTACTGACTTCGATGCCCTTCAGGATGAAGCTGATGTAGCAGTTCGTTATGTCACGGATCCTGCCAATTTAGGGAAACCTGATCTCTTGATTATTCCTGGCAGCAAGAATACCTTAGCCGATTTGCGTTTCCTGAATGAAAGCGGCATGGGTGATCAAATCCAGGCTCTTCGTGCTCAGGAAGTACCGATTATTGGCATTTGCGGCGGCTATCAAATGATGGGACGCTTAGTCAAGGATCCCCTGCATACGGAGTCGGAGCTGGAGGAAATGCCTGGCCTGGGAATCCTGCCTATGGTTACGGAGTTCTATCCTCAAAAACATACCGTTCAGAGTAAGGGAACGGTTTTGTCGGATCAAGGCTTCTTTAAAGGATGTACCGGAGATACCGTTGTCGGCTATGAAATTCATATGGGACGTTCCTCCTTAGATGAAGGACACTCACCTTTGTTTAACTTAACATCCAACGGAGAAACCAATCTCGATGGTTTGCAGAACGGTAATTCCTATGGCACCTATCTGCACGGTATCTTTGATAATGACAGCCTGCGCAGTTCATTGCTCAACTGGCTGTGGGAGCGCCGGGGGATGGAAAGGCCCGTTGAGGCTTCACTTTCTCAAGCAGCACTGCGGGAATTAGCCTATAATGAGCTGGCAGATTTGGTTCGTCAAAATGTGGACTTGGAACGAATTCGTGAGATTATGGGCTTAAGAGCCGAATCATAA